The stretch of DNA CACCACCTCCTCTGGCTCAGACAAACCTGTTGCTGACCTGTCAGGTTCTACCTAGCCCTGCAACCTCACACTTTAGAAGGCAttgtttattctcttattttcctgTGCTCATTCCTCAGACAACTATTTGGGTTTGCGAGAAAGATACTTAACACCTTTCCATCCTACCTCTTTAAGAAAGGGACTGTGTGCCAAAGACCTTCCCACATGTATGAAGAAGGGGCTCTTGGGAGAACGTGAATTCCCACAGGATTCCTTTGAATCCTTTTGCAGGTATTTCCTTCCCCTGTCCTCAGCAAGCATTGATGAGCCCCAGTCCTGTAGAGGTTGAATCAACTCCTTGAGTCTAAGAAAAGATGGCTCCCGAGGCCAGAGGTTGGGCAGTGTACCTACAGCACCATTTCTTGGGAGCTTGTTGGGATATCACATACTTGGAGTGGCAGGGTCTTCTGGCTGAATCTATTCAGTCCAGTGCTACATTGCCAGCTCCCCTGTCATTACCACCCCCTCTGCACGTGCTCCACAGGCAGGAGCTGTTACTatggaaatatattatttttaaaaacagacacacagccTGGACTTGGGAATCTCCAGAACAAACCTACACGGGCAAGTAGGTTAATGGGGCTGTTTCCGGGTCCAAGCTCCAAGAGGAAGGAGGGTGATGATGGTGGGGTGAATTCAAAATTCGGCGTTCTACTTGCAACCTCTCCCAGCTTCAggttctgctttctctctgttgACATCAGCTGAACCTCTGCCAGACGCTTCTATCTGGGAGGGATGTTCTGCACCTTCTTACCCTGGGCCTCGCTTCCCCCAGGAAATGGGAAGCTAGAAGACGCTGAGTCTGGGGGTGTTGGGAGAAAGGGGCGGTGATTTCCACAGGGGTCACCTCCTTCTTAACCTCACAGGCGTCCGACCTGTGGAAATCTAACAAGCACAGGGGAAAGCAAAGGCAGGATCTTAGGTAAGTGAAGTTACTCTTGCCTTGAGCTGAGTGTGGGAGCACCGCGATTGCAAGATGGGGCGAGGTGATCAAAGATCCCGCCTATTTTCAACCCCGGAACCTCCTCCGCTGGCTGCTCGCCCTCCCGCCCTCCTCCAGCGAGGGAGCGCCAGGCTGTCGTGGCCCCGCCCGGCGCGGGTGCGGCTCCTTTAAGGGCGGGTGGGGGCGGGGCGCCGGCGGTGTTGTCAGTGTCAGCTCTGCGCACGCAGCCCTCCCGGAGCCGGTGCCGGCCCGCGAGCCCCAGGGTCTTTGCAGACCAGTCCTCTACCGGGTCCGGCGGGGCCCGAGCGGTGGGAGGAGTCGGGCACTGACCGGCGACTAACTAGGGTCCGACTGCTGACCAAGCTAGAAGGGACCCGGACCACGGAGACAGAGACCCCGGCGTCGCGACCCCCGAGGACCTCCTCTCCTCGCTCTGTGGCACACACTAGTCCTGGGCACTTAACCGCGGAGAGCCCCCGACCCTGCGCGCCCAGCCCCGGGGGagcccgcccccgccccgcggCCAGCCCGGGCCATGCTCCCCCGGGGTAGTGGCTGAGCCTCAGCCGGGACCGGGACCGGAGCCCGCGCAGAGCATGGATCTGGGCTGGGGGCAGCGGGACGTGGGCTGGGTGGCCCTGCTGATCCTCTTCGCAGCCTCGCTGCTCACGGTGTTCGCCTGGCTGCTGCAATATGCCCGGGGCTTGTGGCTGGCGCGGGCCCGCGGGGACCGGGGCCCGGGACCCGCCTTAGCCGGGGAACCCGCGGGTTCCCTGCGGGAGCTGGGCGTGTGGCGCTCGCTGCTGCGGCTGCGGGCGACTCGGGCTGGTGCCACCGAGGAACCAGGAGTCCGGGGCCTCCTGGCGTCACTCTTCGCCTTCAAGTCTTTCCGGGAGAACTGGCAGCGGGCTTGGGTGCGAGCGCTGAACGAGCAGGCCTGCAGGAACGGGGTGAGTTGGACCAAGCGCTTGGGTGGTCTCTTCAGCCTTTCCTTCCAGGGGAGGGACTGACTGCTCATGCTAGGAGGCCAGTTGGGGGTGGGCATTAACGGGGGAACCCTATggcttctcttcccctccctgatCAGATAAAAGGGTTTCGCTAAGGCTGGGGGTTGTAGAAATCCAACTGGGTTCCCAGACCTCCATTTCTGTGGGCAAGCTACTCTGGCTCCAAACCCATGCACAAGTTGCTGTTCTCATAGCAACGCTAATCCCTGTGCTTGAGGGCACTTCCGCCTTGCCTGGGTGCTGGTTGTGTTGGGGCGTGGGAGACAGGTGCACCTGCAAAAGGAATTTGCCCGCttctcatgccaccacacccatttaACATTTCATGCCCCAAATCCCTGGTGTGGTCAGGCAGATCCCCAAGGAACCTGAATCACTCCCCTGCCCCACAGTAATTTCACTGCTACAGTCAAACACATCCTCCATGCTGGCCTGTGGTtcgttggggggtgggggagtgtTCAGGTGGAGAGCAGATTGACAGTGCCCTTACCAGTAGATGAGCTTGCAGCTGCCCCTTGAGGGTCAGTCACAAACCAGTCCAGCCTACTTCCTCCCATTGCACCATGGGCATCTGGCCTCCCAGGAAGTGGGGCAGGAAGCGTGGTCATGAGACGGAGATAAGGTGGGAGGTAGAAGTCTCTCTTTTCTGGAGCTCCCTCCCATCCTGGCCCAGCAATCTCTCCTTGCTCTCACAGTCCATCAGCTCCTTGCTTAGAGGGTTCTCTTTTTCCAGTCACTATGAATTTGGAGGCTTTACCTTACTAGTTCCCCAGAGGCCTGGAAACAGAAATGGCCACAAGAAATTGCTCTATTTCCTCTGTCCAGCTGGTGGGCTGAAAGCCAGATGGCATCTGTCAGTTAATACCTTGCACCCACCTCTTCATCCAACTCTCCCTGTACCTTGTCCTTTGATCAGAAGCAACTCCCTAGGATAGCTGACTCAGCTGGACATTGGCCTCCCTTGCAGAGGGTGGGGAGATTGAAGTTTCAAGCATCTATCTCCCCATCTTCCTTGGCCTAGCCTTTGAATGAGACAGCTACCAGAGCAAAGGAGTTGGCTTCCCCTGGTTTGCCAGGCAAATGAACCCTGTGGATTTGTTTCTTCCATCTCAAGACCCAAGGAAGAGTTGCCAGCCAATTCTATGCTCCTTCCTCAATTCTGTGTCCACACTGCTCTCCATCCAGGTGGGGCTGCGGTAGGTTGCTTCCATTACTGTGGAAGAATTAGGGAGCAGCTCTTTTGAGATCTAAGCAGCTTTCTGCTCTCTAATACCTTCCTGCTATCTGCCTTGAGGAATTAGCCAGGCAGGCCCCTGGACTCTTGAGTCCTCTGAGCTTGTATCTTTTCCCAGTCCCCTGGTACAGATCCCCAAGGCCATGCTAGTCTTCATCTCCAAGAATATGAAGCATCATACTCTTGAGCCTCCACATCCTATTTATTTGGAAGAAGGCTTAGCTTAATTTCTCCAGCTCTTATCTTGGACAAGGTGGCTCTACCACCTTTACCCGTGGCTTAGCCCTTTCCCTCTCTGCCCAGCTATTATATATAGGTGGCAACCAGCACCTTAACTTTTCTCTATGTACACCTTTTTTAGGTGTAGGGTAGGGGATGAAAGGGATGGTGGTGAGAAGAAGAAGGAAGCTCCTGGTATTGCAGGAGGAAGCCAGGGTCTTCAGCTCTAGGTGATCTAGCCTCTGAGGTGGACTAACGCCCCATTGCTCAGTGACTCCTAGCAGCTACAGGCCCCTGGAGAGGCAGGCTTTGAGGGGACTACCTCCTGTCCTAAAGCCCTGAGCCAAGGAGGGGCCAGAAGCCAGCCTGCAGCTGAGGCCTCCGCAGTGGCAGAGTCCAGCCAGCAACTGAGCAGGCCAGCCCTGTGGGGGGCAGCTCCAGAAACCTGATCCTGTGCCCACATTACTCCTTCAGAGCTCCATCCAAATCGCCTTTGAGGAGGTGCCCCAACTCCCACCCAGAGCCAGCATCAGTCATGTGACCTGCGTAGACCAATCTGAGCATACCATGGTAAGGGTCTGATGGACACTGCTGTCTTTGGGGTCCAAAAAGGACTGATCCCAAGGGCTCCCTTTAGTCCAGAGGTTCTTAACCTGGAGTCTGTGAATGCCTTATGGATCTAAGGATTGACTTCAGGAAGTCTGAGAATCCCATTGAAGTTATGCGCAAAATGTTGGATGTGTGTTTATCTGCATTTTTCTGGGGAGAGGAGTCTTTGGCGTTTATCTGATTCTTTTAGGGAGTTATGATCCTGAAAACATGAAGTCCCTAGGAAAATGGAAGTGGGGAGGGGTCTGCTGAACTATTATAGGGCAGGACAAAGCAGGGCAAGCACCCTTCCCCCACATCTGACCCACCTCGCGGGTCTCAGGTGCTGCGTTGCCAGCTCTCTGCTGAGGAGGTGCGGTTCCCAGTCTCTGTGACCCAGCAGTCCCCCGCTGCTGTCTCCATGGAGACCTACCACGTCACTCTGACACTGCCACCAACACAGGTAGAAGGGGATGTGGGAAACTGAGTTGGGCAGGGGGCGGTTCCATTGGCTCAGcttcttccatttgtttcctctctgGGATGGAATTCAGGAAGGGAGGGTCCTCAGGAATTAGGAGTCCTTGCGGAAATGGGGCAAGTCAGTCCAGTCACTTTGTTCCTGTCCGTAGTTGGAAGTCAACCTGGAGGAAATCCCTGGTGAGGGGCTGCTCATATCATGGGCCTTCACTGATCGCCCAGATCTCAGCCTAACGGTGCTTCCCAAGCTGCAGGCCAGGGAGGTAAGGAGGCAGGGGTGGCAGAGAAGAGGCAGaacagggagggaggcagaggtgggggatCCGCCTCCTTGTTGTTCCCTTCTCCTCTCTGCAGAGAGGTGAGGAACAAGTAGAGCTCTCCACAATTGAGGAACTGATCAAGGATGCCATAGTCAGCACCCAGCCAGCCATGATGGTCAACCTCAGGGCGTGCTCTGCCCCAGGAGGCCTGGTGAGTTGGCACCCAAAGCAAAAGATTTGCATGCACCTTGTTCCCAGCGTGCTATGTCAGGATTCTTGCTCTTCGGACCTTCTTCTGTTCTTAGGTACCCAGTGAGAAGCCACCCATGTtgccccaggctcagccagccATTCCCAGACCTACCCGGTTATTCCTACGGCAGCTTCGGGCATCTCACTTGGGAAATGAGCTGGAAGGTGAGAGCTAGAAGTGGCTCTGGGACTGCCAAGGCTATGGCTGGTTGCAGGTGCTCTCTGCCCCTCTGCCAAGGGTACAGCCTCTTTATTCTGCAGTGACTCCCCATCTTTGATCTGAGCATCTTCTAACTTCTGGTTCCTCCCAGGCACCGAGGAACTGTGCTGTGTAGCTGAACTTGACAACCCCATGCAGCAGAAGTGGACCAAGCCCGCGAGGGCTGGACCCGAGGTGGAGTGGACAGAAGACCTGGCACTGTAAGGAGTAACTCTGCCCTGACCCCATGCTCCAGAGCAGAAAGGATCAAACCTTTCCAGCACAGCCCTTGCAGGAATCAGCTCTTGTTTTCAGTAGCCTTTGGTGTGAGCCCCTACTGTATGCCAGGTCCTGGCGTGGGTCTTAGGGATACAGACTTGACCCCCACCCCTGGGTCAATGACAAGCTTGAGGCAGAGATGGGTGTAAACAAAGACGATGGTATAACCGCTCCAGTTGAGGTTTCTATAATGTGCCATTGCAGTGCCTAGGTCGGGGGGAGATTAATTCCCATGAGGGAATAAGGATCAGAGTaggcttcatggaggagatgGCATTTAAACCACACTTTAGAGCAAGAGTAGGATTTCATCAGAGTGTGAAAGTATTCTCAGCAGAGGGAAGAGCTGGAGCAAATGAAAGGGGGTGGCTTGCGACTGAGAGACTGGCAAGACAGGAGGAGCAGGGCCAGGGAGGATTCGAATGCACAGCTGAGGAGCATGGTTCCCACTCAGGCCCTGTCCCTTTCTCTTGGGATGAGAGAGAATTTGGGATTGGAGCATTTGTGCCGTTTTATTTATGTACACAGCGCTCTGCCTCTGGCCTGTGATCCACTCAAGTGTGGGTTCAGCTTGCTAATCTTTCCCTTCCTGCCCCATCTCCTCTTGTCCCACAGGGATCTGGGCCCCCAGAGCCGGGAGCTGACCCTCAAAGTGCTGAGGAGCAGCAGCTGTGGAGACAGTGAGTGAGGGGCGGGAGGGGCACCCCTGGGTGGGTGCAGAGTGGAGCCTGGCCGTGGGCCCAGCTCACAGTGCCATCCCTTTTCCCAGCCGAACTCCTAGGCCAGGCCACACTGCCTGTGGGCTCCCCCTCCAGACCACTTTCTCGAAGACAGGTGTGCCCACTCACCCCAGGGCCAGGGAAAGCCCTGGGACCAGCAGCCACCATGGCAGTGGAGGTAAGAAGCTGACCCCTGGGGGAGTGGGAGGACACAGGGGATGGGCAGTCTCTGAGGCtctgcctcttctctctcccaCCCCTGGGCAGCTTCAGTACGAGGAGGGCTCTCCCCGGAACCTGGGTACTCCCACCTCCTCCACTCCACGCCCCAGCATCACACCTACCAAGAAGATTGAACTTGACCGGACCATCATGCCCGATGGCACCATTGTCACCACAGTCACCACCGTCCAGTCCCGGCCCCGTATAGATGGCAAATTAGGTAAAGAGAAGGAGCCTGGGAGCCCAGCTCTAACCAGGGGCCTGGGACTGCAGACCTAAGGCGGgacagtgaaagaggagagaaagcctTCATTCCAACTCCCCCTGTTTTCAGACATTCTATTCCAGTCCTACTACATCTTCCTCCCAATCTTTGTCTCTTTCAAACTTTCTCTTACCTTCTGCCATTTCCCCAGCAATTcctctcactctgccaccctTCTGGATCCTCGTGCCCCTCCTCACACAGGACTGCTGCACTCCCACCTTCCAGCGTCCCCTCTGGCTTTTCACAGGTGTCCTTAGCCCCAGCTGACTACAATTGTCCATCCTGCTACCCTCAGCCCTCCAGTACCCCCTGGGTTCCTCCAGCAAACCCAGAGGCCTCTGTGGCATTTCTGCCCCACTCAGTGGGCCCCCATGGTACTTAGGCCATTATAGGGGCCCCCATGGAATTGCCCCAACCTCAGGGGACCCCAGTACCCCCACTGTCCCCCCTCCATATTTTCATAGCATCTCCCCACACCCTCAGCAGACCCTGTGGCACTTTCCTACACTCCCATTAGCTCCTGGGGTGTCTTTTAGTCCCCACGGCATCTTCTTAATCACCCTTGTGATTAATCACCCCTCAATCATTCTTGCCCTCTGAGTCACCCAAAGTCTGCATCTCAACAAAGACAGTAGGGGTGGGGGCCACTCTGAAGCACCTCCCAGCTCACTgaccctcccccacccaccagaCTCCCCCTCCCGCTCCCCGTCCAAGGTGGAGGTGACCGAGAAGACGACGACTGTGCTGAGTGAGAGCAGTGGCCCCAGCAATGCCTCCCATAGCAGCAGCCGTGAGTGGGGAATGGGGTGCATGAGTGTGGGTTGGCCCTGGTGCCCCAGCATCAAAAAGTACTCTGAGTTCCAATCCAAGAAAGAGCCAGGGAGAAGTCCGGTTATCCATCCTTTGCACCCCCAGCAGGGGACAGCCACCTTTCCAACGGCTTGGACCCTGTAGCAGAGACAGCGATTCGCCAGCTGACAGAGCCCAGCGGGCGGGCGGCCAAGAAGACACCCACCAAGCGCAGCACTCTCATCATCTCTGGTGTTTCCAAGGTAACAGGGCTCTGGGGAGAGGAGCTGGGATGGGGAGAAAGCCCTAATGAGTCGGTCACTCCTGTCCATTTAAACTCGTCCCTCCTGCCAGGTGCCCATTGCTCAGGACGAGTTGGCACTATCCCTGGGCTATGCGGCATCCCTGGAAGCCTCAATGCAGGATGATGCAGGGACCAGTGGAGGTCCCTCTTCACCTCCCTCAGACCCACCAGCCATGTCTCCAGGACCCCTAGATGCCCTCTCTAGTCCCACAAGTGTCCAGGAAGCAGATGAGACAACCCGTTCGGATATTTCTGAGAGGCCATCTGTGGATGACGTTGAGTCAGAAACAGGGTCCACTGGTGCCCTGGAGACCCGCAGCCTCAAGGATCACAAAGGTAGGGGGACGTTGGCAGGGTGCCCCTCATCTCTTCTTTTATACAGGGTGCCTTCTCTTCTCCCCTAAGAGACAGCCGGAGTTCCCAGCCTAGTTCAACCAAGCTAGCCTAGAGGAGGGAACTTGGTGCCTTGGTTCCTGGCCTAGATTTGACATGCTTGTGATAGAAAGGGATGCCAAATTATTTCCCTTTACTTccattgttctttcttcctgagTCTAAGTGCCAGTTTTcctgccctttaaaaaaaaattacaaaaatttattcccaggcagggcatagtggctcacgccagcactttgggaggccgaggcaggcggattacctgagtacaggagttcaagactagcctgggcaacatggcaagaccccgtctctactaaaaatacaataaattgccctggcatagtggcacacacctgtaatctcagctactcagggggctgaggtgggaggattccttgagcctgggaggttga from Piliocolobus tephrosceles isolate RC106 chromosome 13, ASM277652v3, whole genome shotgun sequence encodes:
- the C2CD2L gene encoding phospholipid transfer protein C2CD2L isoform X2 — encoded protein: MDLGWGQRDVGWVALLILFAASLLTVFAWLLQYARGLWLARARGDRGPGPALAGEPAGSLRELGVWRSLLRLRATRAGATEEPGVRGLLASLFAFKSFRENWQRAWVRALNEQACRNGSSIQIAFEEVPQLPPRASISHVTCVDQSEHTMVLRCQLSAEEVRFPVSVTQQSPAAVSMETYHVTLTLPPTQLEVNLEEIPGEGLLISWAFTDRPDLSLTVLPKLQARERGEEQVELSTIEELIKDAIVSTQPAMMVNLRACSAPGGLVPSEKPPMLPQAQPAIPRPTRLFLRQLRASHLGNELEGTEELCCVAELDNPMQQKWTKPARAGPEVEWTEDLALDLGPQSRELTLKVLRSSSCGDTELLGQATLPVGSPSRPLSRRQVCPLTPGPGKALGPAATMAVELQYEEGSPRNLGTPTSSTPRPSITPTKKIELDRTIMPDGTIVTTVTTVQSRPRIDGKLDSPSRSPSKVEVTEKTTTVLSESSGPSNASHSSSRDSHLSNGLDPVAETAIRQLTEPSGRAAKKTPTKRSTLIISGVSKVPIAQDELALSLGYAASLEASMQDDAGTSGGPSSPPSDPPAMSPGPLDALSSPTSVQEADETTRSDISERPSVDDVESETGSTGALETRSLKDHKVSFLRSGTKLIFRRRPRQKEAGLSQSHDDLSNATATPSVRKKAGSFSRRLIKRFSFKSKPKANGNPSPQL
- the C2CD2L gene encoding phospholipid transfer protein C2CD2L isoform X1, whose product is MDLGWGQRDVGWVALLILFAASLLTVFAWLLQYARGLWLARARGDRGPGPALAGEPAGSLRELGVWRSLLRLRATRAGATEEPGVRGLLASLFAFKSFRENWQRAWVRALNEQACRNGSSIQIAFEEVPQLPPRASISHVTCVDQSEHTMVLRCQLSAEEVRFPVSVTQQSPAAVSMETYHVTLTLPPTQLEVNLEEIPGEGLLISWAFTDRPDLSLTVLPKLQARERGEEQVELSTIEELIKDAIVSTQPAMMVNLRACSAPGGLVPSEKPPMLPQAQPAIPRPTRLFLRQLRASHLGNELEGTEELCCVAELDNPMQQKWTKPARAGPEVEWTEDLALDLGPQSRELTLKVLRSSSCGDTELLGQATLPVGSPSRPLSRRQVCPLTPGPGKALGPAATMAVELQYEEGSPRNLGTPTSSTPRPSITPTKKIELDRTIMPDGTIVTTVTTVQSRPRIDGKLDSPSRSPSKVEVTEKTTTVLSESSGPSNASHSSSPGDSHLSNGLDPVAETAIRQLTEPSGRAAKKTPTKRSTLIISGVSKVPIAQDELALSLGYAASLEASMQDDAGTSGGPSSPPSDPPAMSPGPLDALSSPTSVQEADETTRSDISERPSVDDVESETGSTGALETRSLKDHKVSFLRSGTKLIFRRRPRQKEAGLSQSHDDLSNATATPSVRKKAGSFSRRLIKRFSFKSKPKANGNPSPQL
- the C2CD2L gene encoding phospholipid transfer protein C2CD2L isoform X3, whose amino-acid sequence is MRQLPEQRSWLPLVCQANEPCGFVSSISRPKEELPANSMLLPQFCVHTALHPGGAASSIQIAFEEVPQLPPRASISHVTCVDQSEHTMVLRCQLSAEEVRFPVSVTQQSPAAVSMETYHVTLTLPPTQLEVNLEEIPGEGLLISWAFTDRPDLSLTVLPKLQARERGEEQVELSTIEELIKDAIVSTQPAMMVNLRACSAPGGLVPSEKPPMLPQAQPAIPRPTRLFLRQLRASHLGNELEGTEELCCVAELDNPMQQKWTKPARAGPEVEWTEDLALDLGPQSRELTLKVLRSSSCGDTELLGQATLPVGSPSRPLSRRQVCPLTPGPGKALGPAATMAVELQYEEGSPRNLGTPTSSTPRPSITPTKKIELDRTIMPDGTIVTTVTTVQSRPRIDGKLDSPSRSPSKVEVTEKTTTVLSESSGPSNASHSSSPGDSHLSNGLDPVAETAIRQLTEPSGRAAKKTPTKRSTLIISGVSKVPIAQDELALSLGYAASLEASMQDDAGTSGGPSSPPSDPPAMSPGPLDALSSPTSVQEADETTRSDISERPSVDDVESETGSTGALETRSLKDHKVSFLRSGTKLIFRRRPRQKEAGLSQSHDDLSNATATPSVRKKAGSFSRRLIKRFSFKSKPKANGNPSPQL